A single genomic interval of Armatimonadota bacterium harbors:
- a CDS encoding phosphoenolpyruvate carboxykinase yields MGRFQSRVGLEAHGIQNVQSVYWNLSTSLLYEEAIRRREGRLAHLGPLVVRTGTHTGRAPNDKFIVKEPSSENAVAWGKVNKPMDPANFERLKGRMLAYLQGKDLFVQDCFAGADPRYRLPIRVITETAWHSLFARNMFIQAQPEELVDHEPQFTVINAPNFHAIPEVDGTRSEVFVVINFGQRLILIGGSEYAGEIKKSIFTLLNFLLPQKDVLSMHCSANIGTGGDVTIFFGLSGTGKTTLSADPERQLIGDDEHGWSDHGVFNFEGGCYAKVIRLSAESEPQIYQTTRRFGTVLENVGFDSDTGRLNLDDDSLTENTRAAYPLTHIPNIKRDGLGPHPTNIIMLTADAFGVLPPVARLTPEQAMYHFLSGYTAKVAGTEKGVTEPQATFSTCFGAPFMVLDPTVYARLLGERIKKHNANVWLINTGWTGGPYGTGKRFRIEHTRAMVRSALDGSLAEAPTARDPFFGLNVPTACPNVPPEVLNPRNTWADRDAYDAQARKLAGMFVDNFKSFESETTPEVKAAGPQG; encoded by the coding sequence ATGGGCAGATTTCAGAGCAGGGTGGGACTCGAGGCCCACGGTATCCAGAACGTTCAGTCGGTGTATTGGAACCTTTCAACTTCTCTCCTCTATGAAGAGGCCATCCGCCGGCGGGAGGGGCGCCTCGCCCATCTGGGGCCGCTGGTGGTCCGCACCGGCACTCACACGGGCCGCGCACCCAACGACAAGTTCATCGTGAAGGAGCCGTCCAGCGAGAACGCCGTCGCATGGGGCAAGGTTAACAAGCCGATGGACCCCGCCAATTTCGAGCGCCTCAAGGGCCGCATGCTGGCCTATCTCCAGGGCAAGGACCTCTTCGTGCAGGACTGCTTCGCCGGCGCCGATCCGCGCTACCGGCTTCCCATCCGCGTCATCACGGAGACCGCCTGGCACAGCCTCTTTGCGCGCAACATGTTCATTCAGGCGCAGCCGGAGGAACTTGTCGATCACGAACCGCAGTTCACGGTCATCAACGCCCCCAATTTCCACGCGATTCCGGAGGTCGACGGCACCCGCAGCGAAGTGTTCGTAGTCATTAATTTCGGCCAGCGGCTCATCCTCATCGGCGGTTCCGAGTACGCCGGTGAGATTAAGAAATCCATCTTCACGCTGCTGAATTTCCTGCTGCCGCAGAAGGACGTCCTGTCCATGCACTGCTCGGCCAATATCGGAACCGGCGGAGACGTAACGATCTTCTTCGGCCTCTCCGGCACCGGCAAAACGACCCTCAGCGCCGACCCCGAACGCCAGCTCATCGGCGATGACGAGCACGGCTGGAGTGACCACGGCGTCTTCAATTTCGAGGGCGGCTGCTACGCCAAGGTGATCCGCCTGTCCGCCGAGAGCGAACCGCAGATTTACCAGACCACGCGCCGCTTCGGCACGGTCCTGGAGAACGTGGGCTTCGACAGCGACACGGGGCGCCTCAACCTGGATGACGACAGCCTCACGGAGAACACCCGCGCCGCGTACCCCCTCACCCACATCCCGAATATCAAACGCGACGGCCTCGGACCGCACCCCACCAACATCATCATGCTCACCGCCGATGCGTTCGGCGTTCTGCCCCCCGTGGCCCGGCTGACCCCCGAGCAGGCGATGTACCACTTCCTCAGCGGATACACAGCCAAAGTCGCCGGCACCGAGAAGGGCGTTACGGAGCCGCAGGCCACCTTCAGCACGTGCTTCGGCGCGCCGTTCATGGTCCTCGACCCGACTGTCTATGCGCGGCTCCTGGGTGAACGGATCAAAAAGCACAACGCGAACGTCTGGCTCATCAACACTGGCTGGACGGGCGGCCCGTACGGCACCGGCAAACGGTTCCGCATCGAGCACACCCGCGCGATGGTGCGTTCGGCGCTCGACGGAAGCCTCGCCGAGGCGCCGACCGCCAGGGACCCGTTCTTCGGCCTGAATGTCCCGACAGCATGTCCCAACGTACCGCCGGAGGTTCTCAACCCGCGCAACACCTGGGCGGACCGCGATGCCTACGACGCTCAGGCGCGCAAACTCGCCGGGATGTTCGTCGATAACTTCAAGTCGTTTGAGAGCGAGACCACGCCCGA